Genomic DNA from Candidatus Nitronereus thalassa:
CGGATGATGAATTGATGTCGAGAAAAAGCTCCTATTCAGATTCAACGGAAACACGCCAATGGCTGCATACACAGGTTCGGGGAAAAAGCACTCATGAGTAGTCCGTCACAAACACTACCTTCGCAATCTGACACTACCTCTCAGCCAACAGAAACTCCCCCAAAAGAGACTGCGGAAAGCCCAACACCCGCCAGAGGGCAAAAGCTCCCCCCAACGCTATTCATTATTTTTGGAGCAAATGGGGATTTAACCAAACGAAAATTAATCCCCGCCCTTTACAATCTGGCCGCCAGCCATAACCTCTCGAAAAAGTTTGCCGTGATCGGAGTCGATTGCGTGTCAATGTCGAATGAAGAATTTCGCGATAAAATAGATCGAGAAATCCGGGAATTTTCTTCTCAGCCAATTGCCAGTCAGGTTCGAGAATGGCTGCGCCAACGGATGCATTACCTTGCAGGAGATTTCACCGACCCACAGACCTTTGACTTATTAAGAGCCAAACTCCATGAGGTAGATCTGTCTCAGGGCGGCGCTGGTAACTACCTCTACTACATGGCCACTGCACCCATCTTCTTTTCAGAGATTGTGCAACACCTTGCAGGCAAAGGGCTCATTGCACAACACAAGGGAGGGGCAAGGAGGGTAATTTTCGAAAAACCCTTTGGACATGACCTGGCATCGGCGAAGGTCTTGAACCAACAACTGTGCACTATTCTCGCCGAGAACCAAATTTATCGGATCGACCATTATTTAGGAAAAGAAACCGTACAAAATATTTTGGTCTTCCGATTCGCCAATGGCATTTTCGAACCGGTTTGGAATCGGCGCTACATTGATCATGTTCAAATTACCGTAGCGGAAAGCTTGGGAGTGGAACATCGCGGAGCCTACTACGAAAAAGCGGGGGCCGTTCGCGATATGGTCACCAATCACCTCTTACAATTGATGTCCTACATTGCCATGGAACCACCCAATGCTTTTGATGCCGAAGCCGTTCGGGATGAAAAGGCCAAGGTGCTGCGTGCCATCCTTCCCATGGAGGCCGAGGAGGTTATGCGCTCCACGGTCGCCGGACAATATGGGCCAGGCACGATTTCCGGCCATCCGGTTTTGGCGTATCGCGATGAACCCCACGTAGCTTCGAATTCCAACACTGAGACATTTGTCGCGCTCAAATTATTTATTGAGAGCTGGCGGTGGGGAGGGGTGCCATTTTACCTCCGAACCGGAAAACGAATGGCAAGACGCGTGACGGAAATTGTCATTCAATTCAAATCGGCCCCGCTAATGCTGTTTCGTAAAACCCCGATTCATCACCTGAACCCCAACCGATTAATTATCCGCATCCAACCCGAAGAGGGAATTTCGTTAAATTTCGGCGCAAAAATTCCCGGCCCCTCGGTCCAGGTGGGTACCGTGGATATGGATTTTCAATATGGAAAATATTTTGGTGACACCCCCAATACGGGCTATGAAACGCTTCTTCATGATTGCATGGCTGGAGATGCCACATTGTTTCAGCGAAGCGACAATGTCGAAATTGGCTGGAGCGTTGTGGATCCGATTTTGGATGTCTGGCGAGAACTCGGGGCTCAGGCAACACGTCCTTATGAATCAGGCACATGGGGTCCTCCGGAATCAGACGCCTTACTTGAGAAAGACGGTCGGAAGTGGCGAAATCCAGGATAGTCAATCATTGCTTCAGTGGGTTTGGTGTGACGAAAACCATCCTGAACTTGTCAAAATCCGGAAGAGGGTTAAAGAGAGTTTCTTTCAATGCTTCATAGGCATATGGCCCCTACCCACATTTTCCTAGGAAAAAATTTAAGCATTTGACCAGCATTGGCAGACAAGGTCACGACACACTCCAGTGATTCACATCCCTATTTTTAATTCCTCTCACTCTTATTACCTCTCTATTCGTTATTTCACCAATAAGGGAGCCCTATGATTTGGCGTTGGCTTGGTTTTGGCAAAGATTCTTATCAACCAGAAAAGGATATTGGGCCATACTCAAACTACCGGCTGGCCATTCGACTCGAACTCAACCAAAAACCCGGAGTTTTCGCCAAGCTGACGAATGCCATTGCCAAGGAAGGGGCCAGCATTGGTGCGGTGGACATGATATCAGCCACCAAGACCAAAGTCGTTCGAGATATTACACTAGATACCAAAAATGAAGAACACGGGCAGCGGGTCCTCGACCGTCTTGAAAAACTCCCCGACGTCAAAGTCTTATCCGCTTCGGATCGTATTTTCATGTTGCACCTGGGCGGAAAGCTCAAAATGGGCAGCAAGTTTCAAATTTCGACTCGGAACACACTCTCCATGGCCTATACCCCGGGGGTCGGTCGAGTATCCCAAGCGATTGCAAAGGATCCTTCGTTGACCTATCGCTTCACGAGCAAGAGCAACAGCGTAGCCGTAATAACGGATGGATCGGCCATCTTGGGCTTGGGGGACCTTGGACCAGAAGCCGCGCTTCCCGTCATGGAAGGGAAGGTGATGCTCTTTCAACAATTTGCTGGCATCGATGCCTGGCCCATTTGTTTAAACACTCGAGATCCCGAACAAATCATTCAAACAATTACGAACATTGCCCCAGGATTCGGAGGTATCAACCTCGAAGATATTAGTGCCCCACGATGTTTTGAAATTGAACGCCGTTTAAAAGCTACTCTGGATATTCCAGTGATGCATGATGATCAACATGGCACTGCTGTCGTAATTCTTTCGGCACTGTTGAATGCGTTAAAAGTCACGAACCGAGAACTCAACCAAACTAAGGTTGTCGTGAATGGGCTGGGAGCGGCGGGAACCGCCTGCTGTCAATTGCTCATTGCCGCAGGTATTGGGCAACTCAAAGGGTGTGACAAAAAAGGCCTTGTCCTCAATGAGCCAATGGACGTGTTACGATCCACGAATGATCACCTGACAAATTTTATTCACTATGACCAGCCAACGGGTACGTTACAACAGGCCTTAAAAGGCGCAGATGTGTTTATCGGATTGTCTAGCGGCAACATCTTAAGACCCAAAGATTTAAAGCCTATGGCGCCAGAGGCGATCGTCTTTGCCCTCGCCAATCCCGACCCGGAAATTTCTCCGGAAGACGCTCTTGGTAAATGCCGCATTTATGCCAGTGGTCGATCGGACTACCCAAATCAAAGCAATAACCTCTTGGCCTTTCCAGGACTCTTTCGTGGCGCATTAGATGTGCAGGCCAAGGAAATTAACCAAGCAATGAAATTAGCAGCGGCGCATGCCCTGGCTAATGTCATTCCTGCGCAATCGCTGAATGACGAATACATCATCCCCAGCGTCTTTGATAAAAATGTCGTCCCTGCTATTGCCAAAGCCGTCGCCATCGCTGCAAAGGAAACAGGAATGGCCCGACGCAATCCCAAACATGAAGAAGGCCTTGAGTAACTCTCGGGAAACCATCAGGCGAACAAAAAGACAGCGCGTTAAATCAAGCCCGATAGAATAATCACTCTATTTATGTGCTAATCGCCAATCATAAATCATGATCTTGTTTTCCCCAACTTCTCTTTTGAGAATGGCACCTTTCATTTATAGATCGCTTGAATCCATACCTATGCGTCGGCAGACTGGCATCCTCCTTGGACTCCTCATGATGTTTGCGCTATCAGGTTGCCTGGCTCCGTTAAGTCTTCAACATTCTATCGTGGCCTATGACCATTCTGTCACGAACTCCCTCACGGAGCAGCTCCTGCTCAACATCGCACGAGCGCATAATCATCAAGCCATCCATTTCACTGGAGTATCGAATATCGCCGCAACATTCGACTTTCGCGTGAATGCCGGAGCAACGCCCCCGCTTGGGGGCCTCACTGGTGGAGGAGATTTATCACCGATCTTTGGCGCCAGCATCGCCGAAAACCCTACCATCAGTATTGTCCCCATTGAAGGAGAGGACTTTACCAAACGACTCCTTACACCATTCCAGGAAACCAAACTCACGCTTTTGCTTCGACAGGGGGTCGATATTGATTTATTGCTGCGCCTGATGGCCGGCGAACTTCGCATCCCTAGGAACCATTCGGAAATTGTCTATTATAATCGGCCCAATGTGAAAGACGGATACACCGTCTTTCGACAGGTTGTGTTGCACCTTTCCACGCTTCAGGACCGAAATTTGCTATATGTAGAGCCACTCATTTTTTATAAGACGTGGGAAATTCCCATGGCCTCGGTATCGGGTGGAGATTTTGAGGTCTTGGAAACTAAATATGAGGTCTCTGTGGATGCGCCACGGCAGCTCTACATTCTGAAGAAAAAAATTTTAGGCCGAACCCTGATTACCAATTATGATCCCGAGAACCTGTCTAACGAAGAACGCATTCAACTCAACGCCACAGCCGATCGCTGGCCCCCCAACGATCTGTCTATTGACATCCGACCTGATTTTCCTGGGGGCGAGTACCCCATCCAAGGAAACTTTCGACTTCGAAGTTTCCATGCCATTCTCAATTTCCTCGGCCGCAGCATTCACGAGGAAGCTGAATACCATGTGGAGAAGGATTCCCGAACTCCTCACGTCATAGAAAATCCCATCCGAACACTCAGCATCCTTGAATCCGCAAACTCGCCCCCTGAGGTAAAATTACAGGTTGAATACAACGACCATTATTACTTTGTGAAGGACGGCCCAGACGACACATGGAATCGAGAAGCCTTTCGCTTGCTATATCAACTCTTTCAGATGACGGTTTCAGAAGTCTCCCGCATCGGAGCTCCCAGCATCACCATCGCAAAGTAGCTGGGGGTTTAGAAAAACAAAAGGGAACGCGGTGGGGGAACTAGGTCCCAAATTTTTCTAATAGATAGAGGAAAAACAGATGCAAAGAATACTTCAATTCACCATGATTTCAGTGATACTCGTATCCTGTACACTGTCCATAATGTACTCCAGCAATACCGTTCTTGCCGGGTCTCCCGATGATCCCCAAAATGAAAATTCTTCAGACACCAAACTCAAAGTTGCAAGTGGGGCCTTGACCTTATTTTATCTTCCCGTGAAAGCCACGTATGCCGGTCTTGGTGCCATCGTAGGTGGAATTGGCTATGTCTTAGGAGGGGGGGATGAGGAGATGGGCCAGGTGGTCTGGACTCCCACTATGAAAGGCACCTACTTCATCACACCAGAACATCTTCGAGGAGATAAACCTGTCCAGTTTTTTGGTAAAGCCGAATCGGACACCTCGCAATTTGAATTGGGCAGGGGAAAAGGCTTAAATAAATCCCCACCTCCATAAGCGTAGTATACCTGATCATTCATGCCCTCATTCTCTACTAAACGAGAGAAAGGCTTTTATGAGAAAACCCATTTTTGAAAATAGTCGTGCAAATTTGACAGACAATCTCTAATATACGGATTAGCACAACACAACTCCCTGAATATTAAGTACCACGGGTTAGCCAAAAAATCGGCAACCTAAAATAAACACGGCACTCCTTCCATTCCGACCAATTGTTGAGTACATTCCCACTCTTAGTGTCAGGCAAGACCCAGAGTCACTCATGTCGAAACTGACCAAAGAAGAACAGCGCCTCGATGCTTCTCGGAAGCGACTTGCCCATTGGAAACGATGGGGCCCATATCTGAGTGAACGCCAATGGGGCACGGTCCGGGAAGACTATAGCCCGGATGGCCATGCCTGGCAGTACTTTCCCCACGATCAAGCTCGTTCGCGAGCCTACCGCTGGGGAGAGGATGGCATTGGCGGCCTGTGCGACCGTCACCAATATCTGTGTTTCGCCTTGACGCTTTGGAACGAGCAAGACCCCATTCTCAAGGAACGGTTATTTGGTTTAGCCAACCATGAAGGTAATCACGGTGAAGATGTCAAAGAATCATATTTCTATCTGGACTCGACTCCCACCCATTCCTACATGAAGTTCCTCTATAAATATCCGCAAGCCCCTTTTCCCTACTCCCAATTGGTGGAAGAAAATCAGCGTCGAGACCGTCAACAACCTGAATATGAGCTGAGCGATACGGGCATCTTTAATGAGCACCGATACTTTGATGTCTTCATCGAATACGCAAAATCGACACCTGAAGACATTTTGATCAAGGTCACAGCTTATAATCGGGGGGCAGTGGCTGCGCCCTTGGTCTTACTACCCACCCTCTGGTTCCGCAACACATGGTCTTGGCAACGTTCAGCCGCAAAGCCCAATATTTCCTTGGAGACCCATAGCCCTAGTGGGCAAGCCATACGAGCCGAACATTCCCATTATGGACAACGATGGCTTCTTTATGAAGATACGCCCCAACTGCTGTTTACGGAAAATGAGACCAATTTGGAGCGAATCTGGGGCCAACCAAACCCTACCCCCTTTGTGAAAGATAGCTTTCATAACTATCTCATTCATCAAAAATCTGACTGCATTAATCCGAATCTAACCGGAACCAAGGCTGCCGGTCACTATCACAGGACCATTCCTGCCGGAGAATCTGTCACGATTCGCTTACGCCTCACGGACCAACCTCCTGGCGAGCACCCATTTGGAACAGGGTTCGATCGCATCATGGAGACACGAATAGCGGAAGCGGATGAGTTTTATGCCCAACGCATGCCCGAGCTAAGCACAAAAGAGGCCAAAGCCATTCAACGGCAAGCCTTTGCTGGATTACTCTGGTCCAAACAATTTTATCATTACGATGTTGCCACCTGGCTGGTGGGGGACGAAGCGGGTCCTAATGCACACCCTCATAGAAACTCAAGTCGCAATCAAGATTGGCGTCACCTGTACAATGCCGATGTCATTTCGATGCCTGATAAATGGGAATATCCCTGGTACGCCACTTGGGATCTCGCCTTTCATTGTGTCCCCTTCGCCTTAATCGACCCTGACTTTGCCAAGGATCAACTGATTTTGTTGTTGCGCGAATGGTATCTTCATCCCAACGGACAATTGCCTGCCTATGAGTGGGATTTTAATGATGTGAACCCACCGGTCCATGCCTGGGCGGTATGGCGGGTCTATAAAATTGAGCGACGTATTCGTGGCCAAGCGGACCGAAAATTTTTGGAACGCGCGTTTCACAAATTGCTGTTGAACTTCACGTGGTGGGTCAACCGAAAAGACGCGCAAGGGAAAAACCTGTTTCAAGGCGGGTTCATGGGATTGGACAATATTGGGGTCTTCGATCGT
This window encodes:
- the zwf gene encoding glucose-6-phosphate dehydrogenase, with translation MSSPSQTLPSQSDTTSQPTETPPKETAESPTPARGQKLPPTLFIIFGANGDLTKRKLIPALYNLAASHNLSKKFAVIGVDCVSMSNEEFRDKIDREIREFSSQPIASQVREWLRQRMHYLAGDFTDPQTFDLLRAKLHEVDLSQGGAGNYLYYMATAPIFFSEIVQHLAGKGLIAQHKGGARRVIFEKPFGHDLASAKVLNQQLCTILAENQIYRIDHYLGKETVQNILVFRFANGIFEPVWNRRYIDHVQITVAESLGVEHRGAYYEKAGAVRDMVTNHLLQLMSYIAMEPPNAFDAEAVRDEKAKVLRAILPMEAEEVMRSTVAGQYGPGTISGHPVLAYRDEPHVASNSNTETFVALKLFIESWRWGGVPFYLRTGKRMARRVTEIVIQFKSAPLMLFRKTPIHHLNPNRLIIRIQPEEGISLNFGAKIPGPSVQVGTVDMDFQYGKYFGDTPNTGYETLLHDCMAGDATLFQRSDNVEIGWSVVDPILDVWRELGAQATRPYESGTWGPPESDALLEKDGRKWRNPG
- a CDS encoding MGH1-like glycoside hydrolase domain-containing protein gives rise to the protein MSKLTKEEQRLDASRKRLAHWKRWGPYLSERQWGTVREDYSPDGHAWQYFPHDQARSRAYRWGEDGIGGLCDRHQYLCFALTLWNEQDPILKERLFGLANHEGNHGEDVKESYFYLDSTPTHSYMKFLYKYPQAPFPYSQLVEENQRRDRQQPEYELSDTGIFNEHRYFDVFIEYAKSTPEDILIKVTAYNRGAVAAPLVLLPTLWFRNTWSWQRSAAKPNISLETHSPSGQAIRAEHSHYGQRWLLYEDTPQLLFTENETNLERIWGQPNPTPFVKDSFHNYLIHQKSDCINPNLTGTKAAGHYHRTIPAGESVTIRLRLTDQPPGEHPFGTGFDRIMETRIAEADEFYAQRMPELSTKEAKAIQRQAFAGLLWSKQFYHYDVATWLVGDEAGPNAHPHRNSSRNQDWRHLYNADVISMPDKWEYPWYATWDLAFHCVPFALIDPDFAKDQLILLLREWYLHPNGQLPAYEWDFNDVNPPVHAWAVWRVYKIERRIRGQADRKFLERAFHKLLLNFTWWVNRKDAQGKNLFQGGFMGLDNIGVFDRSQPLPTGGHLDQSDTTSWMGMFCLNMLAIALELARDNSAYESVASKFFDHFVYINHAMNGRGDDCLNLWDDEDGFYYDVLNLPHGEQRFLKIRSLVGLIPLFAVLTLEPETLSQLPNFHERMMWFLKNRQEFRTNVGTQVREDGSIRYLLSLVSEERLRRVLHHMLQEEEFLSTFGIRSLSRHHRDHPFEFHVNGTEYRVAYEPGESRSPMFGGNSNWRGPIWFPLNYLLIESLQKFHYFFRESFTIECPTNSGPVLNLWEVGGELAARLMAIFHQHPSDNRPIWPADHIAQHDPFWRDHLLFHEFFHGETGQGLGASHQTGWTALIAKLLEQYGDELISTKVIS
- a CDS encoding NAD-dependent malic enzyme, with amino-acid sequence MIWRWLGFGKDSYQPEKDIGPYSNYRLAIRLELNQKPGVFAKLTNAIAKEGASIGAVDMISATKTKVVRDITLDTKNEEHGQRVLDRLEKLPDVKVLSASDRIFMLHLGGKLKMGSKFQISTRNTLSMAYTPGVGRVSQAIAKDPSLTYRFTSKSNSVAVITDGSAILGLGDLGPEAALPVMEGKVMLFQQFAGIDAWPICLNTRDPEQIIQTITNIAPGFGGINLEDISAPRCFEIERRLKATLDIPVMHDDQHGTAVVILSALLNALKVTNRELNQTKVVVNGLGAAGTACCQLLIAAGIGQLKGCDKKGLVLNEPMDVLRSTNDHLTNFIHYDQPTGTLQQALKGADVFIGLSSGNILRPKDLKPMAPEAIVFALANPDPEISPEDALGKCRIYASGRSDYPNQSNNLLAFPGLFRGALDVQAKEINQAMKLAAAHALANVIPAQSLNDEYIIPSVFDKNVVPAIAKAVAIAAKETGMARRNPKHEEGLE